A region of Massilia sp. KIM DNA encodes the following proteins:
- a CDS encoding NAD(P)H-hydrate dehydratase has product MEQHLYTVAQIRAIEEAAYAGLEPGALMRRAGRAAADHALELLEGRRDRPVLVLAGPGNNGGDALELAANLAEAGVDATVLHLPGRREASAETAAAYERARAGSVGWIDMLPPGADWALVVDGLFGIGLERPLEGEARELVEGVNALRCPMLALDVPSGLDADTGAVVGPDGVAVRATHTITFLGDKPGLHTGDGRDYAGEVRVDMLGVATADATAEAKADGETPLPRAAARLGGVDLFAGQLAARRHNSHKGSFGDVAVVGGAHGMAGAPVLAARGALFAGAGRVYVAALDHPPGYDSTQPEIMFRLADEFEFDRRTLVIGPGMGGSANAMRLLAKALDGDGPLVVDADALNLIGASPDLQSRLAQRKAPAVLTPHPLEGARLLGMTTAVVQADRLEAAREMALRTNAVVVLKGSGSVIARPDGEVVVNPTGNAGLATGGSGDVLAGICGALLAQGWPAWEAAAGAVWIHGAAADLLVEQGVGPIGMTAGELPAAARAVINRLVREAGAR; this is encoded by the coding sequence ATGGAACAGCATCTTTACACCGTCGCGCAGATCCGCGCCATCGAGGAAGCGGCGTATGCCGGCCTGGAGCCCGGCGCCCTGATGCGGCGCGCCGGCCGGGCCGCGGCCGACCATGCCCTGGAACTGCTGGAAGGACGGCGCGATCGCCCGGTGCTGGTGCTCGCCGGCCCCGGCAACAATGGCGGCGACGCGCTGGAGCTGGCCGCCAACCTGGCCGAGGCCGGCGTCGATGCGACCGTGCTGCACCTGCCCGGACGGCGCGAGGCTTCCGCCGAGACGGCCGCCGCCTATGAGCGGGCGCGCGCCGGTTCGGTGGGCTGGATCGACATGCTGCCGCCCGGGGCCGACTGGGCGCTGGTGGTCGATGGTTTGTTCGGGATTGGACTGGAACGTCCGCTCGAGGGCGAAGCCCGCGAACTGGTCGAGGGCGTGAACGCGCTGCGCTGCCCGATGCTGGCCCTGGACGTGCCGAGCGGGCTTGATGCCGATACCGGCGCCGTGGTCGGCCCGGACGGCGTCGCCGTGCGCGCCACCCACACCATCACCTTCCTGGGCGACAAGCCGGGCCTGCACACGGGCGACGGCCGCGATTATGCGGGCGAGGTCCGGGTCGACATGCTGGGCGTCGCCACGGCGGACGCCACGGCGGAGGCAAAGGCGGACGGCGAGACGCCGTTGCCGCGCGCGGCGGCCCGTCTCGGCGGGGTCGATCTGTTCGCCGGCCAGCTCGCCGCGCGGCGCCACAACTCGCACAAGGGCAGCTTCGGCGACGTCGCCGTGGTCGGCGGCGCCCACGGGATGGCGGGCGCGCCGGTGCTGGCCGCGCGCGGGGCGCTGTTCGCGGGCGCCGGCCGGGTCTATGTGGCGGCGCTGGACCACCCGCCTGGCTACGACAGCACCCAGCCCGAGATCATGTTCCGCCTTGCCGACGAATTCGAGTTCGACCGGCGCACGCTGGTGATCGGCCCGGGGATGGGCGGCTCGGCGAACGCCATGCGCCTGCTGGCCAAGGCCCTCGACGGCGACGGCCCGCTGGTGGTCGACGCCGACGCCCTGAACCTGATCGGGGCAAGTCCGGACCTGCAATCGCGGCTGGCGCAGCGCAAGGCGCCGGCCGTATTGACGCCGCATCCGCTGGAAGGCGCGCGGCTGCTGGGGATGACTACGGCGGTGGTCCAGGCCGACCGCCTGGAGGCGGCGCGCGAGATGGCCTTGCGGACCAATGCCGTGGTGGTGCTGAAAGGCTCGGGCAGCGTGATCGCGCGGCCTGATGGCGAGGTCGTGGTCAACCCGACCGGCAATGCGGGCCTGGCGACCGGCGGCAGCGGCGACGTGCTGGCGGGGATCTGCGGCGCGCTGCTGGCGCAGGGATGGCCGGCGTGGGAGGCTGCCGCCGGCGCGGTCTGGATCCATGGCGCCGCGGCCGACCTCCTGGTGGAGCAAGGCGTCGGGCCGATCGGCATGACGGCCGGGGAACTGCCGGCGGCCGCGCGCGCGGTGATCAACCGGCTGGTGCGCGAGGCCGGCGCGCGCTGA
- a CDS encoding ABC transporter ATP-binding protein produces the protein MRDHPEAVKQVVTSEAGRPPAIVVSSLSKTVADASGELTILQNIDFTVQAAETLALVGASGSGKSTLLGLLAGLDTPSTGKVLLDGTDIFALDEDGRAAFRKAKLGFVFQSFQLLAHLNALENVMLPLELRGDAQAREKAAEMLGRVGLSSRLKHYPKYLSGGEQQRVALARAFVTEPPLLFADEPTGSLDAATGEAVIRLMFELNRERGSTLVLVTHDPAMAARCSRTLTISAGRLLA, from the coding sequence ATGCGTGATCATCCCGAGGCTGTGAAACAAGTCGTCACCAGTGAAGCAGGGCGGCCGCCCGCGATTGTCGTGAGCAGCCTGTCGAAGACGGTGGCCGATGCCAGTGGCGAGCTCACCATCCTGCAAAACATCGATTTTACCGTGCAAGCGGCCGAAACGCTCGCCTTGGTCGGCGCCTCGGGCTCCGGCAAGTCGACCCTGCTGGGCCTGCTCGCCGGGCTCGATACCCCCTCGACCGGCAAGGTGCTGCTCGACGGCACCGACATCTTCGCCCTGGACGAGGACGGCCGGGCGGCGTTTCGCAAGGCCAAGCTGGGCTTTGTGTTCCAGTCCTTCCAGTTGCTGGCGCACCTGAACGCGCTGGAAAACGTCATGCTGCCGCTCGAACTGCGCGGCGACGCGCAGGCGCGCGAGAAGGCGGCCGAGATGCTGGGACGGGTGGGCCTGTCCAGCCGCCTGAAGCATTATCCCAAGTACCTGTCGGGCGGCGAGCAGCAGCGCGTGGCCCTGGCGCGCGCCTTCGTCACCGAGCCGCCCCTGCTGTTCGCGGACGAACCGACCGGCAGCCTGGATGCCGCGACCGGCGAGGCGGTGATCCGCCTGATGTTCGAGCTCAACCGTGAGCGCGGATCGACGCTGGTGCTCGTGACCCACGACCCGGCGATGGCGGCGCGCTGCAGCCGCACCCTCACCATCTCGGCCGGCCGCCTGCTCGCCTGA
- the mnmH gene encoding tRNA 2-selenouridine(34) synthase MnmH, translating to MKYPAVLGFADILPELDQFDTIIDARSESEYALDRIPGAISCPVLNDEERVRVGTLYKQVGAFEAKKVGAPLVAANIARHIEQLFADKPRDWKPLVYCWRGGNRSGSLAHILAKIGWPVVQLDGGYKAYRAHVAAALLDPPPVQFRVVCGTTGSGKSRLLETLERVGAQVLDLERLAAHRGSVLGHLPDEPQPTQKMFESQIWDKLRRFDPSRPVFVESESKKVGNLRVPDAVMERMRASPCIALELSRPNRVRLLMEDYEHFCADPAALNGQLEHLVQLHGRERIDAWHALANGGAMAELVDQLLVEHYDPAYLRSIDRNFVHYPKAQTVTLDDIAPRDFEAAARALHAAA from the coding sequence ATGAAATACCCTGCCGTCCTGGGCTTCGCCGACATCCTGCCGGAGCTCGACCAATTCGACACCATCATCGACGCGCGCAGCGAGTCGGAATACGCCCTCGACCGCATCCCGGGCGCGATCAGCTGCCCGGTGCTGAACGACGAGGAGCGCGTGCGCGTGGGCACCCTGTACAAGCAGGTCGGCGCCTTCGAGGCGAAGAAGGTCGGCGCGCCGCTGGTGGCCGCCAACATCGCGCGTCACATCGAACAGCTGTTCGCCGACAAGCCGCGCGACTGGAAGCCGCTGGTCTACTGCTGGCGCGGCGGCAACCGCAGCGGCTCGCTGGCCCATATCCTGGCCAAGATCGGCTGGCCGGTGGTGCAGCTCGACGGCGGCTACAAGGCCTATCGCGCCCACGTCGCGGCCGCTTTGCTGGACCCGCCGCCGGTCCAGTTCCGCGTGGTCTGCGGCACCACCGGCAGTGGCAAGAGCCGCCTGCTGGAAACCCTGGAGCGCGTCGGCGCCCAGGTGCTGGACCTGGAGCGCCTGGCGGCCCACCGCGGCTCCGTGCTGGGCCACCTGCCGGACGAGCCCCAGCCGACCCAGAAGATGTTCGAGAGCCAGATCTGGGACAAGCTGCGCCGCTTCGACCCGTCCAGGCCGGTGTTCGTCGAATCGGAAAGCAAGAAGGTCGGCAACCTGCGCGTACCTGACGCCGTGATGGAGCGCATGCGCGCCTCGCCCTGCATCGCCCTGGAGCTGTCGCGCCCGAACCGGGTGCGCCTGCTGATGGAAGACTACGAGCACTTCTGCGCCGATCCGGCGGCCCTGAATGGCCAGCTGGAGCACCTGGTGCAGCTGCACGGGCGCGAACGCATCGACGCCTGGCACGCGCTGGCCAACGGGGGCGCGATGGCCGAGCTGGTCGACCAGCTGCTGGTCGAGCACTACGACCCGGCCTACCTGCGTTCGATCGACCGCAACTTCGTCCACTACCCCAAGGCACAGACCGTGACGCTGGACGATATCGCGCCCAGGGACTTCGAGGCCGCCGCGCGCGCCCTGCACGCCGCCGCCTGA
- a CDS encoding hydantoinase B/oxoprolinase family protein, producing the protein MDWQFWIDRGGTFTDIVARRPDGSLVTHKLLSENPEQYRDAAVAGIRHLLGVQGAGALPVERIEAVKMGTTVATNALLERKGEATVLAITRGFRDALRIAYQNRPRLFDRHIVLPELLYGEVIEIDERIGAHGEVVQPLDEAAARAALRQSFERGLRSIAIVFMHGYRHTAHEAAVARIAREIGYTQVSVSHQVSPMMKLVARGDTTVVDAYLSPILRRYVDQVAGELPGVNLQFMQSSGGLTDARAFQGKDSILSGPAGGIVGMVRASQLAGFERIIGFDMGGTSTDVSHFSGEFERVFETQVAGVRMRAPMMSIHTVAAGGGSILHFDGSRYRVGPDSAGANPGPASYRRGGPLAVTDCNVMVGKIQPRYFPHLFGPGGDEPLDAAAVKARFAEMADRIGDALGARPTPEAVAEGFIQIAVGNMANAIKQISVQRGHDVTEYALTSFGGAGGQHACLVADALGMKTVFIHSLAGVLSAYGMGLADQTAMREQAVEERLAQEALPALAARLAALGEQARAELLAQGVGVERIALVERVHLRYEGTDSALVVLHGDLAAMVAQFEQAYKRRYSFLMPSRALVIEAVSVEAIGRSDAPPEQPVAGAGEGQALEAPAPQEQVRMYSGGSWRDTAVYARASLEPGHTLRGPAIIAEDNATTVVEPGWQAEVSNYRHLVLTRVEALPERRAIGTTADPVMLEIFNNLFMSIAEQMGLRLQNTAYSVNIKERLDFSCAIFDHEGNLVANAPHMPVHLGSMGESIKTVMRENAGRMRAGDVYVLNDPYNGGTHLPDVTVISPVFDEAGEEILFYVGSRGHHADIGGTTPGSMPPDSSHIEEEGVLIDNFKLVDGQDGVLREEETRALLGGARYPARNPDQNLADLRAQVAANQKGVEELRRMVAHFGLDVVRAYMGHVQDNAEEAVRRVISALKDGHFVNELDNGARIEVRIRVDQAARSAEIDFTGTSGQLPNNFNAPSAVCMAAVLYVFRTLVDDEIPLNAGCLKPLKVIIPPGSMLNPHYPASVVSGNVETSTCITNALYGALGVLAAAQGTMNNFTFGNARYQYYETISGGSGAGEGFDGTDVVQTNMTNSRLTDPEILEFRFPVRLESYEIRPGSGGAGRWRGGNGGTRKVRFLEPMTAAILSNNRNYAPFGMAGGEPGEKGRNYVIRADGSVEHLGHIGKTDMGVGDVFVIETPGGGGFGRA; encoded by the coding sequence ATGGACTGGCAGTTCTGGATCGACCGTGGCGGCACCTTCACCGACATCGTGGCAAGGCGGCCGGACGGCAGCCTCGTGACCCACAAGCTGCTGTCGGAAAACCCCGAGCAATACCGCGACGCCGCAGTCGCGGGCATCCGCCATCTGCTCGGCGTGCAGGGCGCCGGCGCGTTGCCGGTCGAGCGCATCGAGGCGGTAAAGATGGGCACCACGGTCGCCACCAACGCGCTGCTGGAGCGCAAGGGCGAAGCCACCGTGCTCGCGATCACGCGGGGCTTCCGCGACGCCTTGCGCATCGCCTACCAGAACCGTCCGCGCCTGTTCGACCGCCACATCGTGCTGCCCGAACTGCTCTACGGCGAGGTGATCGAGATCGACGAGCGTATCGGCGCGCATGGCGAGGTGGTGCAGCCGCTCGATGAAGCGGCGGCGCGCGCGGCGCTGCGCCAGTCCTTCGAGCGGGGTCTGCGCTCGATCGCCATCGTCTTCATGCACGGCTACCGCCACACGGCCCACGAGGCGGCGGTGGCGCGCATCGCGCGCGAGATCGGCTACACCCAGGTCTCGGTCTCGCACCAGGTGAGCCCGATGATGAAGCTGGTCGCGCGCGGCGACACCACCGTGGTCGACGCCTACCTGTCGCCCATCCTGCGCCGCTACGTCGACCAGGTGGCCGGCGAACTGCCCGGCGTGAACCTGCAGTTCATGCAGTCCAGCGGCGGCCTGACCGACGCCCGCGCCTTCCAGGGCAAGGACAGCATCCTGTCCGGCCCCGCCGGCGGCATCGTCGGCATGGTGCGGGCCAGCCAGCTGGCCGGCTTCGAGCGCATCATCGGTTTCGACATGGGCGGCACCTCGACCGACGTCTCGCATTTCTCGGGCGAGTTCGAGCGGGTCTTCGAGACCCAGGTCGCGGGCGTGCGCATGCGCGCGCCGATGATGAGCATCCACACCGTGGCGGCCGGCGGCGGCTCGATCCTGCACTTCGACGGCAGCCGTTACCGCGTCGGTCCGGACAGCGCCGGCGCCAATCCGGGTCCGGCCAGCTACCGCCGCGGCGGCCCGCTGGCCGTCACAGACTGCAACGTCATGGTGGGCAAGATCCAGCCGCGCTACTTCCCCCACCTGTTCGGGCCGGGCGGCGACGAACCGCTCGACGCCGCCGCCGTCAAGGCGCGCTTCGCCGAGATGGCCGACCGCATCGGCGACGCGCTTGGCGCGCGCCCGACGCCCGAAGCCGTGGCCGAGGGTTTCATCCAGATCGCGGTGGGCAACATGGCCAACGCGATCAAGCAGATCTCGGTCCAGCGCGGCCACGACGTGACCGAGTACGCCCTGACCAGCTTCGGCGGCGCCGGCGGCCAGCATGCCTGCCTGGTGGCCGATGCGCTGGGGATGAAGACGGTCTTCATCCATTCGCTGGCCGGGGTGCTGTCGGCCTACGGCATGGGCCTGGCCGACCAGACCGCGATGCGCGAGCAGGCGGTCGAGGAGCGCTTGGCGCAGGAGGCCTTGCCCGCGCTGGCGGCGCGCCTGGCCGCGTTGGGCGAGCAGGCGCGGGCGGAATTGCTGGCCCAGGGCGTGGGCGTGGAGCGCATCGCGCTGGTCGAGCGCGTGCACCTGCGCTACGAAGGCACCGATTCCGCGCTGGTGGTCCTGCATGGCGATCTGGCCGCGATGGTGGCCCAATTCGAGCAGGCCTACAAGCGCCGCTATTCCTTCCTCATGCCCTCGCGAGCCCTGGTGATCGAGGCGGTGTCGGTCGAGGCCATCGGCCGCTCGGACGCGCCGCCGGAACAGCCGGTCGCGGGAGCGGGCGAGGGCCAGGCATTGGAAGCGCCGGCGCCCCAGGAGCAGGTGCGCATGTACAGCGGCGGCAGCTGGCGCGACACCGCAGTGTACGCGCGCGCTTCCCTGGAACCGGGACACACGCTGCGCGGGCCGGCCATCATCGCCGAGGACAACGCCACCACCGTGGTCGAACCCGGCTGGCAGGCCGAGGTCAGCAACTACAGGCACCTGGTGCTGACCCGCGTCGAGGCCTTGCCCGAGCGGCGCGCCATCGGCACCACGGCCGACCCGGTGATGCTGGAAATCTTCAACAACCTGTTCATGTCGATCGCCGAGCAGATGGGGCTGCGCCTGCAGAACACCGCCTACTCGGTCAACATCAAGGAGCGCCTCGACTTCAGCTGCGCGATCTTCGACCACGAGGGCAACCTTGTCGCCAACGCGCCCCACATGCCGGTCCACCTGGGTTCCATGGGCGAGAGCATCAAGACCGTGATGCGCGAGAACGCGGGCCGCATGCGCGCAGGCGACGTCTACGTGCTCAACGACCCCTACAACGGCGGCACCCACCTGCCGGACGTGACCGTCATCTCGCCCGTGTTCGACGAGGCCGGCGAAGAGATCCTGTTCTATGTCGGCTCGCGCGGCCACCATGCGGACATTGGCGGCACCACGCCCGGCTCGATGCCGCCCGACTCCAGCCACATCGAAGAAGAGGGCGTCCTGATCGACAACTTCAAGCTGGTGGACGGCCAGGACGGCGTGCTGCGCGAGGAGGAAACCCGGGCCCTGCTGGGCGGCGCGCGCTACCCGGCGCGCAACCCGGACCAGAACCTGGCCGACCTGCGCGCCCAGGTGGCGGCCAACCAGAAGGGCGTGGAGGAGCTGCGCAGGATGGTGGCCCACTTCGGGTTGGACGTGGTGCGCGCCTACATGGGCCACGTGCAGGACAATGCCGAGGAAGCGGTGCGGCGCGTGATCTCGGCGCTCAAGGACGGGCATTTCGTCAATGAGCTCGACAACGGCGCCCGGATCGAGGTGCGCATCCGGGTCGACCAGGCGGCGCGCAGCGCGGAGATCGATTTCACCGGCACCTCTGGCCAGTTGCCCAACAACTTCAACGCGCCCTCGGCGGTGTGCATGGCGGCGGTGCTGTACGTGTTCCGCACCCTGGTCGACGACGAGATCCCGCTGAACGCGGGCTGCCTGAAGCCCTTGAAGGTCATTATTCCACCGGGCTCCATGCTCAATCCCCACTATCCGGCCTCGGTGGTGTCGGGCAACGTGGAGACCTCGACCTGCATCACCAACGCCTTGTACGGGGCGCTGGGCGTGCTGGCGGCGGCCCAGGGCACCATGAACAACTTCACCTTCGGGAACGCGCGCTACCAGTACTACGAGACCATCTCGGGCGGCTCGGGGGCGGGCGAAGGCTTCGACGGGACCGACGTGGTGCAGACCAACATGACCAATTCGCGCCTGACCGATCCCGAGATCCTGGAATTCCGCTTCCCGGTGCGGCTGGAGAGCTACGAGATCCGGCCGGGCTCGGGCGGGGCGGGGCGCTGGCGCGGCGGCAATGGCGGCACGCGCAAAGTCAGGTTCCTGGAGCCGATGACGGCGGCGATCCTGTCCAACAACCGCAATTACGCGCCCTTCGGCATGGCGGGCGGTGAGCCCGGCGAAAAGGGCCGCAACTATGTGATCCGGGCCGATGGCAGCGTCGAGCACCTGGGCCATATCGGCAAGACCGACATGGGCGTCGGCGACGTGTTCGTGATCGAGACGCCGGGGGGAGGGGGCTTCGGCAGGGCGTGA
- a CDS encoding tetratricopeptide repeat-containing response regulator, with product MQENGNLAVLVVDPNQGMRASLQNMLNQIGISKVEYAINANTAIKQLTRRSYDIILCEYDLAGGTGEGQDGQQLLEDLRHHKLIAASTIFIMLTSEGVYGKVVSAAELTPTDYVLKPFTVDMLSGRIKRALERRAALLPAWQQAAQGRLREAARTCEEAQVANPRFALDFARLRADLLVALGEHAEAASVYREVLSERPLGWAGLGLARTLFALDQVEDARAVLEQLLQGNPRLMAAYDLLARCMESSGELHEAQKVLEEAVSISPHMVRRLRKLGEVAMEAGDAEAAEKSFRQVVNKARYSEFRSPEDHVMLVKALVARGDVAQAGNVVRDLERSMRGNPAADACKAYSSALVQDKAGNPAGAVAELHAAVNAVRAASGLTPQLKIGLAQACLDHKLDDQASSVMLTVMNDVDSGVSVDQAIGVFVRAGRPDLADGMGQQLKAQAQILLGVADEKRNMGDVRGAVQTLLEALHMAPGNLQVMVAVSGGILRQINELGWDHQLGEVAAEQLENIRAADPQHPRLAALLDEFGAAKRKYGIAAA from the coding sequence ATGCAAGAAAATGGAAATCTGGCGGTCCTGGTCGTCGACCCCAACCAGGGGATGCGGGCCAGCCTGCAGAACATGCTGAACCAGATCGGCATCAGCAAGGTCGAGTATGCGATCAACGCCAACACGGCGATCAAGCAGCTCACGCGGCGCTCCTACGACATCATCCTGTGCGAGTACGACCTGGCCGGCGGCACCGGCGAAGGCCAGGACGGCCAGCAGCTGCTCGAGGATTTGCGCCATCACAAGCTGATAGCCGCCTCGACCATCTTCATCATGCTCACCTCCGAAGGCGTGTACGGCAAGGTGGTCAGCGCGGCCGAGCTGACGCCGACCGACTACGTGCTCAAGCCCTTCACCGTGGACATGCTCAGCGGGCGCATCAAGCGCGCGCTGGAGCGCCGCGCCGCCCTGCTCCCGGCCTGGCAGCAGGCGGCCCAGGGCCGGCTGCGCGAGGCGGCCCGCACCTGCGAGGAGGCACAGGTGGCCAATCCGCGCTTCGCCCTTGACTTCGCGCGCCTGCGGGCCGACCTGCTGGTGGCCCTGGGCGAACATGCCGAGGCAGCCTCGGTCTACCGCGAGGTGCTGTCCGAAAGGCCGCTGGGCTGGGCCGGCCTGGGCCTGGCGCGCACCCTGTTCGCCCTCGACCAGGTCGAGGATGCGCGCGCCGTCCTCGAACAGCTCCTGCAGGGCAATCCGCGCCTGATGGCGGCCTACGACCTGCTGGCGCGCTGCATGGAGAGCAGCGGCGAACTGCACGAAGCCCAGAAGGTGCTCGAGGAAGCCGTCTCGATCTCGCCGCACATGGTGCGCCGCCTGCGCAAGCTGGGCGAGGTGGCGATGGAAGCCGGCGACGCCGAGGCGGCCGAAAAGTCCTTCCGCCAGGTGGTGAACAAGGCCCGCTATTCCGAATTCCGCAGTCCCGAAGACCACGTCATGCTGGTCAAGGCCCTGGTCGCCCGCGGCGACGTGGCCCAGGCCGGCAACGTGGTGCGCGACCTGGAGCGCAGCATGCGCGGCAATCCGGCGGCGGACGCCTGCAAGGCCTATTCCAGCGCCCTGGTGCAGGACAAGGCGGGCAACCCGGCCGGCGCGGTGGCCGAGCTGCATGCGGCCGTGAACGCGGTGCGCGCGGCCAGCGGGCTCACGCCCCAGCTCAAGATCGGCCTGGCCCAGGCCTGCCTCGACCACAAGCTCGACGACCAGGCATCAAGCGTCATGCTGACCGTGATGAACGACGTCGACAGCGGCGTCAGCGTGGACCAGGCGATCGGGGTCTTCGTGCGCGCCGGCCGGCCCGACCTGGCCGACGGCATGGGCCAGCAGCTCAAGGCCCAGGCCCAGATCCTGCTGGGCGTGGCCGACGAGAAGCGCAACATGGGCGACGTGCGCGGCGCGGTCCAGACCCTGCTCGAGGCCCTGCACATGGCGCCGGGCAACCTGCAGGTCATGGTCGCCGTGAGCGGCGGGATACTACGGCAGATCAACGAACTGGGCTGGGATCACCAGCTCGGCGAGGTGGCGGCCGAGCAGCTCGAGAACATCCGGGCGGCCGACCCGCAGCATCCGCGGCTGGCGGCGCTGCTGGACGAGTTTGGCGCGGCCAAGCGCAAGTACGGTATTGCGGCTGCGTGA
- a CDS encoding arylesterase, which yields MLAFLKKLSVLLVVTLAASGSAYSAPKTVLVVGDSLSAEYGIARGAGWVALLDQKLKSEKIPATVVNASISGETTSGGRARLPALLTQYRPEIVVIELGANDGLRGLPVASAEANLRAMVAMAKDSKAKVLLVGMRMPPNYGRAYTEKFFGMFKQVADDTKSALVPFMLEGVAEKPALFQQDRLHPTAAAHPIIFSNIWPQLAALIKKQ from the coding sequence ATGCTTGCTTTTCTTAAGAAATTGTCTGTACTACTGGTCGTAACGCTGGCCGCGTCGGGCAGCGCCTATTCTGCACCAAAAACCGTGCTCGTGGTGGGTGACAGCCTCTCGGCCGAATACGGCATCGCACGCGGCGCGGGCTGGGTGGCCCTGCTGGACCAGAAGCTCAAAAGCGAAAAGATACCCGCCACCGTGGTCAACGCCAGCATCAGCGGCGAAACCACCAGCGGCGGCCGTGCGCGCCTGCCGGCCCTGCTGACCCAGTATCGTCCCGAGATCGTCGTGATCGAGCTGGGCGCCAACGACGGCCTGCGCGGCCTGCCGGTGGCCTCGGCCGAGGCCAACCTGCGCGCCATGGTCGCCATGGCCAAGGACAGCAAGGCCAAGGTGCTGCTGGTCGGCATGCGCATGCCGCCGAACTACGGCCGCGCCTACACCGAGAAGTTCTTCGGCATGTTCAAGCAGGTCGCCGACGACACCAAATCGGCACTGGTGCCCTTCATGCTGGAAGGCGTGGCCGAGAAGCCGGCCCTGTTCCAGCAGGACCGCCTGCACCCGACCGCGGCGGCCCACCCCATCATCTTCTCCAACATCTGGCCGCAGCTCGCTGCGCTGATCAAAAAACAATAA